The nucleotide sequence ATGCACCATATTTATTATCTTTCAACAACGCAATTTGACTCAAACATACATTATTCTCACGAGTGATCACAAGTAAATTAATCAGCACTTATTCAGGACTCACTGCTCTTGCTTGGACCCTTTCCCCTGGCCCACCCTTTGATCTTGCGGAGCAATCTCGGCCGTCCGATTCCTGCCCTGCAGCCCACCAACCCCATGCACGACTCCTCTCCCGCGACGCACGACGACGCGTTGGACGACGTCTTGCGGAGCTCCACCTCGTTGATCGGCGCGGCCACCGCCACCATCTTCTCCCCCTTCTTGCGCTGCTCCTCCACCGTCGGGTTggcgccatcgtcgtcgtcgcatATCACCACCGGGCCCTTGGCGGCGGCGCCCTCGCCGTCGCTGACCAGGAGGTCGTGCTGCAGCCACGCCGTGATCCAGCCGAGGTAGATCAGCTCCTCCATGTCCGCCGCCCACCGGTCCCGGAGCACCTCCATCCCGTCCAGCAGGTCCTTGCTGCTCGACAGCTTCCGCATGCTCCTCTCCACGGCGACCTCCACGCTCTATGCCATGCACAGCACACAAGAAAGATCTTGATTAGACGGAAATGGAAGGAAATGTCCACGAAGCGAAGAAGAAAATGCGTACCTCACTGTCTGTTCCTTTCCCCTTCTGTAGCTGCAAAACCAGCTCCTTCATCTCCGCCACGAGCTGCTCAAAGCCTCGGCACCTCGTCGCCATCTCTGCCTCCCGGGCATCCAGAGCCAGGATCCTTCCATCAATGGCGTCGAATTCCTGCCTGCTCTTCCTGGCAGCTTTCCTGAACTTGCTCTGCAGGGCGTCGAGGCTCGCCCGCATCACGGCGAACTCTTCAGCGGCTGCCCGGATCTCCGTGGCGGCCGCCTCGAGCCTCTGGTTCTGGGACTCCAGCAGCTCCAGCTTCATCCCCAGGCACATGATCTGCATCTTCTGGTACGTCGACTCCTGCTCCTTCGCGTCACAGTAGTCGTGGAACCGCGACTCGATGCCGGCGGCCCGCTCTTCGAGGACCGACACCACGCGCTTCAGGCTCTCGACCTCTTCGGCGCCGGCGGGGGACGTCCCCTGAACGTCCTGGAACCTCTGGTTCTTGACTGAAACTTCCGATGAGCTCTCGGTGTCCTGCGCCACCATGATTTCTTCAGTAAGAGAAGCCTGCCTCGCATGTCCACCGCCGACGAGCCTGCCGGTGCTGTAGGGGGTCTCTGCTTGCACCAGCTTCCGCGGCGCCCGGTTCGGGGACTCCatttctcctcctccctcttctcCTTGAATCAATCTCAAACCGTCTGACGATGATTGATCCAATTGGATCGAGTTATCAGACGAGTCTAGGTCACTGTGCCTGATTGCTCTATCTGCTATGAGGCCGCAGATAAAAGAACCTGCCAGGGGAAAGGTCAAGGGAATGATTATCTTGAGAAGGAGATTCTTGATGTCCTCTGCTTGCTTACTTCCCATTTAGAACATTTCATCATTCCTGCAGTCTGCATGAAACAAGCTCTTTATTAGTAGTATGTATATCTGGACAGTGCCCCACCCCATAAGTCCTGACTTGCTTTGCCTTGAGGGTTAAACTATGCCAAGTTTCTCCAGGTCTGTAACCCAAGAGCAGCTGCTTGGGTGACATCTTTGATCAAGAGTTTCAAGACACGGAAATTTTCGCTTCTTCCGTGTTATTTGACGGTATTAAACACATTAACTGTTGGAGTTGGTAACCAATTGGGATTCATCATATCTTTGCCTTGCAAGGCAGGATTAGTATTGTTTTGTTTCTTGCTTGAGAGAGGAAAGCACAACCTCTTGGCATGCACCAGATGCAAAGTCTTCCCAGTTTGTTTGGAGTGTACAAGATCGTCACCTACGGGCATCGGGAAACCTTTCCTAGTATATGTTGGTTGCTAGCTACCAGCATGTAATTGTACCATGGGTGAAGTCTGTGATGTCCAGATTGTTGTGTTGGGGCAGTTGTTTGCGTATGCCCTCTCTTACAAGTATTCTATCTGCCTTCTAGTATGTTGAAACTTTTTTTTTTGGAGGGGTTTATGTTGAAACTTGTTGTGCACTCAAACTATGTAATGTTATGTACAGTAAATTACTAGTGAACACAGGCAAAAAAAAGTAAATTACTAGTGAAGCAAAGCTACTTTTTTGTATTAGATGGCCTATTATGTAGTGTGATCTTTTTTTTTCTACCTTCGACATGCTAGGGAACAATAAAAGCATGGAAGCTTATGTACCTTTGCAGCTTTGCTCCTGTCAATGTTGAAATAatcagtactccctctgttccaacaTAATTAAagttctataaacttagtcaaacttatgaagtttgacttcaaaaaCCCCTAGAAATTCAAGTATTTAGAAACGGAAGGAGTACTAGTGAAGCAAAACCATTCTTTTCTGCTAGATGCTGTCAGGAGTCCAGAGCTTCATAAGCCTGATACTAAATTTTTGTTAATTCCATCACTAAAATTGCCCGATTCACTAAATGTCATATACAGTTCAAGTGTCGGACATTTTGTCGATTTGATCTAGAAAATTGCCTGATTCACTTCATGCATCCTATTCCTAGAAAACTAGTGCTGCTTGAGGTTGTGGCAAACCTGGAAGAACCTGAAAGCTTCTCTTAAAACAGCTGGAATGGCTGTATATAGCTGTCAAAATACAGTTCGAAAATATAAAGTTGTTGCAGACTAGATGATACATGGAGCAAAAGTTGTGCACATGGTATTCAACAATGTGCCAGTCTTAGAGCTTAAAATATTGGATTGAAAATCCAAACGCACTGCATTCACCAGTCAACTAAGGTGTACATCATTGCAATACAGGAATATTATCTCACAAACAGAACGATAAAAGTTTTACAACATCAGGGAGGATTGCCAAGGGCACCAAGAACTGCCAGGATTTTAGTCCACTAAATCTAGACATATATGCCTATGTCATGCCAACAAAATAGATGCATCTGCTCAAAATTTCAGAGTCACAACGTTGCATATATACCTCAAGTATCACGCACTGCAAACACCCTGACGCAGTGATCAGATCCACAAGAAGCCAGCTCGATTGCTGCTTTCTCATCAGCCGAGTCGGGTTTCTGCCACCGCAAACGGTGCACAGTTGACACATGACACAACAGAGGATCCAACCGGAGCATGCATGCGACGCTGAGGAGGGGTGGATCTGAGCTACTGTCTGAAGCAGCTCTCCCCCCTGAAACACTCCAGAGCTCGATCAGTCCATTGTCCATGCCAACAGCAATAATGCCGGCATTACGAGCACGGTCACGGCCCGTCCAGGCCAATGCTGTGACACTCTCACGGAACTGAGGCAATGTGGCGAGCAGCTTGACGGAAGATGCATCTTGAACACACCATATCTTGACAGTCTTGTCCCTTGAACCAGTTGCAAATTCGTACCCAAATGGGTTCCACGAGCATGCCCATATGATTCTTTTGTGCGCTTCATGCTTTGTAACCAGGTGATGCTGTGCCCCTTCCTCTAAGAGTTACAAAAGTGGGATGGCACCAACAATTGCACAACATGAGCACTGGATCCAATACAACAAACAAGGTATATGAAACTAAAAGATACAAATCCCTCACCAGTTTTCTTAATCGAAAAGACAGACAAGTGACGATCCCTTGATACACTCAGAAGAAAAGCATTGTCAGAAGAAAATTCCATTTGCGTAACCGTCAGATTGTGAGACTGCAAGCGGCCAACGGCTTTCCATGTTCCAACTTCCCAGAGCCAGATCTCAGCAACTGGTGCCGATTGAGCCTGCAAGAGAATCAAGTATCATTCAGAACTCCCTAGCAAAATATAGACATTCTCCATCAACTACTATTGTAGTAGTATGACGACAAATAGTACTGTAATATGTATTCTTGCCACATGAGGATGCACAGATACAAAACTATTTTCCTGCGACAGTGGCAAAACATTTAAGTGGTTcccagaaataaataaataaagcccCAGCAATACTATGTATCCGTTCAAGTTTCTACGAAAATGAAAAATAACATCTGTTTGCAGATTCACATTTGAGCACTTAGCTGAACCGTACATGCTCTAAACAAGAACAATCATGGCCAGGTGAGGTAAATGATCATGGTGATGCTGATGTCTGGCTTAACACAACTGATACCGGATATCATACAAAAATTTCAGTCACGACAAGAAAGCATGCAGTAATACCTTGCACGACGATGCAATGAGCTTCCCTGCATGATCACAGCAGATGGAAAAGAGTTCATTTCCATGCCCATAAAGTTTGTGAGATTCAGGCCATAAGGTATTCCATGCAAGCTGGTCCTCCACAGGAGGCTCAGTAAACACAGTTGGCACTGCATCAGGAATCGTCTCCATGGAATCTGGACCATCATTAGAAGCGCTGCTTGGGGATTCCTTTCCTGCATAAAACCATCAATAAAAAAATATCGGTCAAatgaaaaagaatcactgaaaaaataAAGTAGGTGCTACTAAGATTTGTTATGAAAAGCTAACAAGACACTATGCCCAATACGTGAGGGATTTTTACCATGTGTATATATAGGTTTCTGTGAAAGCCCAAGAGCAGACATATTTGCTCCAAGGACTTGCACATTGTCAAAATCCTCATTGTCAGGTTTCAACAAAGTTGCTTCCTGTAGGGTCTTGAGGAATGATAAAGTAGCTTCAAAGACTCTACAGACCTTTTCATCAGCACCACAAACAAACCGGTGGTTTCCTGTACCCTGAATGAATGCCACACAGTTAATGTCATGCCCATGGATTTGGGGGCGAGCAATTTCGCGCCAACAAATCACATCTCCTGGGTTAACATGACTTCTCCAAGGAGCAAATATGCGTGCTGTCTGCATAATAAACATTGATGCAAAACAGGCTTAGCAAGTAAGCAAGCAAAAATGATAATAACCAAAGATAAATGTTCTCTATAAGACTGCGCTGAAGCTGAAGTACAAGAACCTACCTGGTCATGGCTAACTGTTAGCAAATATTCGCCAGATCTAGACCATGTTAAGTCAGATACGGGTGCAAAATGACCAGATGGGACAATCTGGGGCTGCCAATTTTCCGAATCCAGTCCAACATCTCTCCACATATGAAAAAATCCACCATAGCCATGTGCAAGAATTGATTTACCATCAGGTTCCCAATGGCCACCATAAAATCCAAGTGCTGAGTGACTTAATTCACCAACTGTCACTGAATTTATCCAAAGGCCGGTATTTTTTTCAGGCCTCCATATCATCATCATCTTGTCCATAGATGCAGATAATATGCTCATTGGCTGATGAGCTTCACCACCAAGTAGCAGTCTAGGAGGCTGCCACTCTACTGAATATACCCAATCTTCATGCCCAACAAGAAGAGACTCCAATGATACCTGGTAACTTGTATTACCTGCCACAAATAGAGGACCTTCAATGTAGGAGGCCATCCCAATATTATCCTTCCTTTGTTGCACATCTGAAGTCATCTTCCATATCCGAATGGTTTTGTCCTGAGACGAGCTAACGAGAAAAAGGCTGTGTTTCTCACTGCTCGTCATCACAGGTAAAGAAAAGTCTAAACTTCTAATCCAGTCAGAATGGCCCTTAAGTTCACAGGCTTTAATGAACTGTGCATCATAAAATGCTGGTCAGTACAGAAATGCGAGCAGGTATAGCAATGGAAGTAAGAAGAAATCTTACAAACCTTGCCTGACTGATCCCCACAATATATGTGGACCTTATGATCTAATCCCCCCATTGCTAAAATTAGGCCTTCCTGTTCCGGCAACACCACTAATGAAAGTGAAACCATTGGTTTTAAACCAACGGAAAGAGAATGCAAACAAGACACTTTGCAGGAGCCTGCAGAAGTGAAACCAGATAACTTAAATGGGATGACAGCACGCGTTTGTAAAGCTTTAAGATCATACAAGTTAAAAGAGTTGGACTATAAATTTTGCTTTAGAGATAAGCTAAAGATTAATGCGACTATTCGAGATATAATCACTAAGCTTAGGATCCGTGGACAAAGTATCAGAATGCTAGTCGATCATCTTACCATCAGCAGTCGGCTCAACCACCATTTCCCAAATAACCACTATACCATCTGAGGAGGTGGAAGCGAAAATTGATACCCTATCCGACACCATTCTTCCAGCAAGACAGGTGACGCCTTTCTTATGCATGGCTGGTAGTTGCAAAACATGAGACCACTGCAAAGCAGACATAAACAGCAAAATCAATCAACTTAGGTCAAGATAAACAGATAAACATATTCCGAGCAAGcacatgagaagaagaagaaggagaaatctaATGCCACGAAATTGCAGCAAAGGCTTCAAACAGAATCCTAACGACAACAAACTCATATATGGTGAAACAGAAGAAATTCACCTTGCCTATTCCAGAACCAATCTTCCATGCCATAATAGCACCATCAGAACTTCCAGACAATAGATAGTGTGTCTCCCTGCTTTGAACTGCAAAGGGGCAAATGAAAAACCACCAGCCAACGGTTCAGTACTCATTACAGGATCAGTCCAAAACACATTTTGCTTGATCTATCTCCTCTCAAGTCGCACCAATTATTCATTGAGACAATTTCAGGTTCACACTCTAATTTTTACCTCAAAATGCAGCTCACTGCATCAGCAATGGTACAAGACATGGTATTGTTTCAGACTGGTTACTCTGGCTAATCATTTCAGTTCAGATGCAACAGGAAACTAGTAAGAGAGGCACAAAATAGGTGTAAAAAGGAGGTAGCAGACCTTGGAGTACATCCTTCTTGGTTGGCAGCCACAGCGTGCAGTTCACCGCCGCCTTGTGCCCCGGCAGCGTCGTCACGATCTCCCCTCTCTGTTCCAGCACACACACGAACCGAGACCAATCGGATCAAACAAAGAAAACAGCAGAATACCTAAAAACAGAAGGGTAAGAGGACCAGATCGACGGACCGAAGGGGAGAAAAGGGCGACGGCGTTCTGGGCGCCGAAGGCGACGAGACCACAGGCGCCCCACGAGACATTGTTCACGACACGGTTGCACCCGGCGCCAATGAAGACCCTCTCCGCCTCCACTCCCccgcgagctccggcgagctccccggcCGCCGGCGGCATCGCGACGGCAAGCAGGCTCTGCTTCTTTTCTCTCCTTTGTTTTGGGGGAAAGCAGGCTCTAGCTAGGGTTCAGGGTTTGGTTACTGCCGGGTCCGACCGGCTCAGCCACGCTAAAAGCATCTCTTGCCGCGCCCCAACAGTCCCCCGGTCTGTTTTTAGAGCCCGCGCTAAAAAAAGCCTAGTCACGCCTTCAAAAATCCAATTTTCATCGGTTCGGTCCGAAATTACCGCCGGCGGATCCAAAGCAAACCCGCGCGTCAGGGACGCCCGGAGGTGTCGGGGAAAACGTTTTTAGCGCGAAAGCCCGGTGGGACTGTCGAGTCAGCGACGCACGGCGTATCCTCGTCCTCGTCGCCTCGTTTTCCCGCGACGAATCAATGTCAAGGCTGCCGCTGGTCAGCCTTCCGCTAAGATTCCCCATTGGCAACGCAGTAATGGCCAGGCGACTCGCcgccccctcccgccacgcgtacacacacgTTTGTCGCCTCCTCAGCGGCTATAAAAAGCCAGCCTTCTCGTTGGCACTCTCCTCGCCCCGCAGTCTCTCTTTCTCTCGTCGCCGGCGCCCCGTTCCATCTCTCTTTCTCTCGTCGCCGGCGCCCCGTttcgtctctctctccccctgccACCAATCTCCGATGGATGAACTGTTGGGGCGCTGCACTCTACATGAGTGGGAGGCGCACCTCCTCCACGAGGCCAACTACCCGGTGCCGTTAGACATGCGCGCGCCGGGGAGGTGGAGGCTTAGTGCCGGAGGCGTCCCAGTCCCCCCGCGGCCCGACCCCGAGCACCCCGGCCGCTTCCACGACGAGATCGAGCGCGTCCGGGCCTCCCTGCTGGAGGAGGTACGCGGCCGCCCGGAGTACGCTGCCAACAACCACGCAAGCTGGGCAGCGTACTTCCAACGCCGCCACGAGGAGCAACTCGCCTCCACCAACCACACGCCGGTGAGGGGGCGCCACAGCGCCGAcggccgccgcctgtggtggggcgcccccgggCGCACGCTCCACTTCGTCCTCAAGCACCTTGAGGGCGGCAACGAGCCGCCGCTCCAGTACCCGACGCCCCCGGCGCCTATCCTACGCTGGAGCGGTGCGATCTGGTTGTAGAGGCGCATGGCGGGttagtcctcctcctcctcgtcgtcctccctgtcctcctcctcctccctctcctccggcTCGCTGGCGATGGCCAGCGTCAAGCCCGAGCCCATGGGGACGCCGCTCGAGCGACGCACCCGCGGCAGCCCCCTCATCATCAACGAGGCTGACcgtggctcctcctcctcccgcctcgTCAAGCCCAAGCCAGAGTGGGGGCTCGTCGCCGTGAAGAACGAGCACGAcgacatggccgccgccgccgaggccgccctCAAGTGAGAGCGCGAGGACTACGTCAAGCTGGAAATGGAGCGCCGGCGCCGCGCCctcgaggagatcgccgcccggcGCCGCGGCCATGACGAGGGTGGTGTCATCGTCCTCGACGACAACAACGACACACCACCGCCGCCAACCAAAGCCATCCGCCAAGGCAACGCAGGCCAGGGGTGCAGCAAGGACGGCGGTGGCGTGAAGGAGGAGGCCGATAACGGAGGCGACTATGGTGCCTTCGGCGCATTCTTCGACCTGTAGGGGCAGCGGGCGGCAGCGCCCCTACAAACATTAATGAAATCGCCTAGCTTTTTTAAGTTTTTATGTACAAACATTAATGAAATCGCCTAGTTTGCCTGAAATGTGTCATGTTTGGCCGAGTTTTTTtatttcaaatattttcaaaaatcgGCGTTTGGGGGCGACCCGGGGTCAGTGGTTGGGAAACCGACTGTCCCCATGCCGATATTTTCGCCGGCGCGCCCCAGGCGGCGCTTTTACAAGCCCCCGGGGGCCgaacggctgtagatgctctaaggcttAACAGGTCGATCGAGTTGAAATAACCGTCGGTAACGCGAtttttttagagagagagagagagaaacaaagGGACGGGCTAGATGTCCGGTGACTGAAAACAATTTTGGGAGCCATTGGATGAAAGAAAAACAGCCAGATCGGCTTCTTGAACATTCAAACAGTTTCATTGTTCATCTTATACCTCAGATTCGCGGATCTACCACCGGCCTAACCGCCTGTTACCAACGCCCGCGGCCGGCGGCGctacctcgccggcctcgccgcgccgccctcccCCCAACCGTTGTCCATCATATACTGCTGTTGCCCCAACCATCCCTCTAACCCCGGCCATGTAGAATTTTTTTTGCGAAGAATTTGCACCaccccactgttggggaacgtagcatgcaattttaaaaaaaatcctatattcacgcaagatctatctaggagatgcatagcaacgagagggggagagtgtgtatacgtaccctcatagactaaaagcggaagcgtttgataacacggttgatgtagtcaaacttcttctcgttccgaccgatcaagcaccgaacgtatgacacctctgagttctgcacacgttcagctcgatgacgtccctcgaactcttgctCAAGCAaaatgtcgaggaagtagatgagttccgtcagcacgacggtgtggtgacggtgatggtgaagtgatccgcacagggctcgcctaagcactacgagaatatgaccgagggtgtaatctgtggagggaggtgccgcacacggctaacagatgtcgTTGTGTTTTCTAAGTGCCTcctcccctcatatatataggtaggagggagagggagcagccctaggggcgccccaagtaggaggcatcctacttgggctcctgccctgggctggcaccccccttttccttcttttggcgatgaggggaaggaaggaggaggtggcaccccccttttcctttctgcCACCAAGGGGGAAATGCAGGAAAAGGTGGCGCCCCCTCATTTCCTTCCTCTAGGGCTTACGGCCAGGAAAGGggagcaccagccccttgtgggctggtctgtccctccctcggcccattaagcccatatatttgccggggttgcccgaaactcctttccaatgacccgatatgtacccagtaccctttggaacacttccggtgtccgaataccatcgtcctatatatcaatatttacctctcgaccatttcgagactcctcgccatgtctgtgatctcatccgggactccgaacaagattcagtcaccaaatcacataactcatataatacaatatcatcatcgaacattaagtgtgcggaccctacgggttcgagaactatgtagacatgaccaagacacctctccggtcaataaccaatagcagaacctggatgctcatattgtctcctgatacgtctccaacgtatctataattttttattgttccatgctattatattatctgtttttgaatgttttatatgcatttatatgctattttatattatttttgggactaacctattaacctagagcccagtgctagtttttatttttgcctgttttagaatttcgcagaaaaggactaccaaatggagtccaaacggaataaaacttttgcgatgatctttcttggaccagaagcaaaccaggagacatggagatgaagtcggagaagcaacgaggcggccacgagggtagagggcgcgccccctgcctcgtgggtctcctgacctaattctttcgcccatatatactcttataccccgagaccattagggggagccacgaaaacacttttccactgccgcaaccttctgtacccgtgagatcccatctagggaccttttccaacgtcttgctggagggggattcgatcacggagggcttctacatcaacaccattgccctttcgatgaagcgtgagtagtttaccacagacctgcgggtccatagctagtagctagatggtttcttctctctctttaaatctcaataccatgttctccttgatgtacttggacacctattcgatgtaatactcttttgcggtttgTTCgccgagatctaatgaattgtggatttatgatcagattatctatgaatattatttgtgaaagatcgtggatgtcgcctagagggggggtgaataggcgctttaaaataattatggttgaggcttgaacaaatgcggaataaacctagcggttaatttgtcaagcacaaaacctacaacaactaggctcacctatgtgcaccaacaacttatgctaagcaagaaaaactacttaggtgatagcaagatatatgacaagaaacaatatggctatcacaaggtaaagtgcataagtaaagggctcgggtaagagataaccgaggcacgcggagacgatgatgtatcccgaagttcacacccttgcggatgctaatctccgtttggagcggtgtggaggcacaatgctccccaagaagccactagggccaccgtaatctcctcacgccctcgcacaatgcaagatgccgtgattccactaagggacccttgagggcggtcaccgaacccgtacaaatggcaacccttgggggtggtcaccgaacccgtacactttggcaacccttgggggcggtcaccggtacccgtcaaattgctcggggtgatctccacaacctaattggagaccccgacgcttgcccggagctttacaccacaatgattgagctccgaacaccaccaaccgtctagggcgcccaagcacccaagaggaacaagctcaagggtactgtcgatgtcaaaaccggcggatctcgggtagggggccccgaactgtgcgtctaggcggatggtaacaggagacgagggacacgatgtttttacccaggttcgggccctcttgatggaggtaaaaccctacgtcctgcttgattaatattgatgatgtgggttacaagagtagatctaccacgagatcaaggaggctaaaccctagaagctagcctatggtatgattgttgttcgtcctatggactaaagccatccggtttatatagacaccagagagggctagggttacacagagtcggttacaatggtaggagatctacatatccgtatcgccaagcttgccttccacgccaaggaaagtcccatccggacacgggacgaagtcttcaatcttgtatcttcatagtcttggagtccggccgatgatggtagttcggctatccggacaccccctagtccgaaactccctcagtagcccctgaaccaggcttcgatgacgacgagtccggcgcgcatgttgtcttcggcattgcaaggcgggttcctcctccgaataatttatagaagattgtgaacaccaggatagtgtccggctctgcaaaataaattccacacacaaccatagagagaaataatattacacaagttcaatctg is from Triticum aestivum cultivar Chinese Spring chromosome 1B, IWGSC CS RefSeq v2.1, whole genome shotgun sequence and encodes:
- the LOC123088387 gene encoding protein CHUP1, chloroplastic, coding for MGSKQAEDIKNLLLKIIIPLTFPLAGSFICGLIADRAIRHSDLDSSDNSIQLDQSSSDGLRLIQGEEGGGEMESPNRAPRKLVQAETPYSTGRLVGGGHARQASLTEEIMVAQDTESSSEVSVKNQRFQDVQGTSPAGAEEVESLKRVVSVLEERAAGIESRFHDYCDAKEQESTYQKMQIMCLGMKLELLESQNQRLEAAATEIRAAAEEFAVMRASLDALQSKFRKAARKSRQEFDAIDGRILALDAREAEMATRCRGFEQLVAEMKELVLQLQKGKGTDSESVEVAVERSMRKLSSSKDLLDGMEVLRDRWAADMEELIYLGWITAWLQHDLLVSDGEGAAAKGPVVICDDDDGANPTVEEQRKKGEKMVAVAAPINEVELRKTSSNASSCVAGEESCMGLVGCRAGIGRPRLLRKIKGWARGKGPSKSSES
- the LOC123112529 gene encoding elongator complex protein 2; its protein translation is MPPAAGELAGARGGVEAERVFIGAGCNRVVNNVSWGACGLVAFGAQNAVALFSPSRGEIVTTLPGHKAAVNCTLWLPTKKDVLQVQSRETHYLLSGSSDGAIMAWKIGSGIGKWSHVLQLPAMHKKGVTCLAGRMVSDRVSIFASTSSDGIVVIWEMVVEPTADGSCKVSCLHSLSVGLKPMVSLSLVVLPEQEGLILAMGGLDHKVHIYCGDQSGKFIKACELKGHSDWIRSLDFSLPVMTSSEKHSLFLVSSSQDKTIRIWKMTSDVQQRKDNIGMASYIEGPLFVAGNTSYQVSLESLLVGHEDWVYSVEWQPPRLLLGGEAHQPMSILSASMDKMMMIWRPEKNTGLWINSVTVGELSHSALGFYGGHWEPDGKSILAHGYGGFFHMWRDVGLDSENWQPQIVPSGHFAPVSDLTWSRSGEYLLTVSHDQTARIFAPWRSHVNPGDVICWREIARPQIHGHDINCVAFIQGTGNHRFVCGADEKVCRVFEATLSFLKTLQEATLLKPDNEDFDNVQVLGANMSALGLSQKPIYTHGKESPSSASNDGPDSMETIPDAVPTVFTEPPVEDQLAWNTLWPESHKLYGHGNELFSICCDHAGKLIASSCKAQSAPVAEIWLWEVGTWKAVGRLQSHNLTVTQMEFSSDNAFLLSVSRDRHLSVFSIKKTEEGAQHHLVTKHEAHKRIIWACSWNPFGYEFATGSRDKTVKIWCVQDASSVKLLATLPQFRESVTALAWTGRDRARNAGIIAVGMDNGLIELWSVSGGRAASDSSSDPPLLSVACMLRLDPLLCHVSTVHRLRWQKPDSADEKAAIELASCGSDHCVRVFAVRDT